A stretch of Glandiceps talaboti chromosome 18, keGlaTala1.1, whole genome shotgun sequence DNA encodes these proteins:
- the LOC144449633 gene encoding uncharacterized protein LOC144449633, which produces MWDLFLFLCAWMTYIMLFLNYQKEQREKGNSVGEDENEVSRQEMVYLDTSFFSSLGFSREENPDFMAFTDRFSSFEQIVKAMKKAGLQTGQLVIGVDFTASNEWQGRKTFGNKCLHHLAGQKIVNPYQKVIAIIGGTLEKFDSDNLIPAYGFGDKVTKDMEVFPLKQDGTLCKGFAEVLRCYTETMTRISLSGPTSFAPIVKKAIDIVKQTQLYHLLLIVTDGLLKNQQSSIDAIVEASNYALSIIVVGVGDGPWNTMQQYDDLLPERKFDNFQFVNFHKVCAKSKYAEPAFALNALMEVPDQYKAICKLGYLDVKMDKLD; this is translated from the coding sequence ATGTGGGACTTATTCCTGTTCCTGTGTGCATGGATGACGTACATCATGTTATTCCTAAATTACCAAAAAGAACAAAGGGAAAAGGGAAATTCAGTTGGTGAGGATGAGAACGAAGTTTCGAGACAAGAAATGGTTTACCTCGATACCAGCTTTTTCTCCTCACTCGGTTTTTCTAGGGAAGAGAATCCAGATTTTATGGCGTTTACAGACAGATTTAGCAGTTTTGAACAAATTGTCAAGGCGATGAAAAAAGCTGGACTTCAAACTGGACAATTAGTAATAGGTGTTGATTTTACAGCTAGTAACGAGTGGCAAGGACGAAAGACATTTGGCAATAAATGCTTACATCATTTAGCAGGACAGAAGATTGTTAACCCCTATCAGAAAGTCATTGCTATTATTGGAGGAACTCTTGAAAAATTTGACAGTGATAATTTAATTCCAGCGTATGGTTTTGGTGACAAAGTAACTAAAGATATGGAGGTCTTCCCATTGAAGCAGGATGGTACATTATGTAAAGGATTCGCAGAAGTTCTACGTTGTTACACCGAGACAATGACGCGAATCTCTCTCAGTGGACCTACGAGTTTTGCACCAATTGTAAAGAAAGCAATAGACATTGTGAAACAGACACAGCTTTATCATTTGTTGCTGATAGTGACAGACGGACTGTTGAAAAATCAACAATCGTCAATTGACGCTATTGTGGAGGCATCCAACTATGCACTCAGTATCATCGTTGTGGGCGTCGGTGATGGACCATGGAATACTATGCAACAGTACGACGACCTGCTACCAGAAAGGAAATTTGATAACTTTCAGTTTGTGAATTTCCATAAAGTGTGTGCTAAGTCAAAGTATGCAGAGCCAGCGTTTGCTCTGAATGCCTTAATGGAAGTGCCGGATCAATACAaagcaatatgtaaattagggtaCCTTGATGTCAAGATGGATAAACTAGATTGA